A single Triticum dicoccoides isolate Atlit2015 ecotype Zavitan chromosome 2A, WEW_v2.0, whole genome shotgun sequence DNA region contains:
- the LOC119359431 gene encoding triacylglycerol lipase 2-like has protein sequence MWRGSSCILSLLVVMCVGASAARSAPEESLAAANGTCRSRVEPFGYGCEEHTVTTQDGYILSLQRITSGRSGESATGGGGKVPVLLQHGLMMDGMTWLMNSPNESLGYILADNGYDVWIANTRGTVYSLGHTSLSSSDPAYWNWSWDELASNDLSAMLQYAYDHSSQQKVHYVGHSLGTLIALAALSDQQQHVSMLRSAGLLSPIAFLNKVSSPLALAAADVFLAEALYWLGIDEFDPTGTAVHGLLTDICKLPGVNCYDLMSSFTGDNCCLDNSSVQTFLAHEPQASSTKNMVHLAQMIRRGIIAKYDYGDASDNIKYYGQATPPVYNVSAIPDDFPLFLSSGGKDSLSDVQDVRRLEQALKSHDSDTLTVQYLADYAHADFVLAGNAKERVYGPLMAFFRLQDK, from the exons ATGTGGAGAGGCAGCAGCTGCATCCTTAGCCTGTTGGTCGTGATGTGCGTTGGGGCCTCGGCAGCACGATCGGCTCCGGAGGAATCGCTGGCGGCGGCGAACGGCACGTGCCGGTCCAGGGTGGAGCCCTTCGGCTACGGATGCGAGGAACACACG GTGACGACCCAAGACGGATACATCCTAAGCCTGCAGCGAATCACGAGCGGCCGCAGCGGCGAGTCGGCGACGGGCGGCGGTGGGAAAGTGCCGGTCCTGCTGCAGCACGGCCTCATGATG GACGGGATGACATGGCTGATGAACTCGCCCAACGAGTCCCTGGGTTACATCCTAGCGGACAACGGATACGACGTCTGGATCGCCAACACGCGCGGCACTGTCTACAGCCTCGGCCACACATCGCTTTCTTCCAGTGATCCG GCCTACTGGAACTGGTCATGGGACGAGCTAGCCAGCAACGATCTCTCGGCGATGCTGCAGTACGCGTACGACCATTCAAGCCAGCAGAAGGTGCATTATGTGGGCCACTCGCTG GGGACGTTGATCGCGCTGGCTGCCCTGAGCGACCAGCAACAGCACGTGTCGATGCTGCGCTCGGCTGGCCTGCTCAGCCCCATCGCCTTCCTCAACAAGGTGTCGTCGCCCTTGGCGCTGGCGGCGGCCGACGTCTTCCTCGCCGAG GCTCTTTACTGGCTGGGAATCGATGAGTTCGATCCAACAGG GACTGCTGTTCACGGTCTGCTCACTGACATATGCAAGCTACCAGGGGTGAACTGCTACGATCTCATGTCATCGTTTACAG GCGATAATTGCTGCCTCGACAACTCCTCTGTCCAGACCTTCCTCGCTCATGAGCCACAGGCTTCTTCAACCAAGAACATGGTCCATTTGGCTCAAA TGATCAGAAGAGGTATAATCGCCAAGTACGACTATGGCGACGCGAGCGACAACATCAAGTACTACGGGCAGGCGACGCCGCCCGTGTACAACGTGTCGGCCATCCCCGACGACTTCCCTCTCTTCCTCAGCAGCGGCGGCAAGGACAGCCTCTCGGACGTGCAGGACGTGCGCCGCCTCGAGCAGGCGCTCAAGTCGCACGACAGCGACACGCTCACTGTTCAGTACCTCGCGGACTACGCGCACGCCGACTTCGTCCTGGCTGGGAACGCCAAGGAAAGAGTCTACGGGCctctcatggccttcttcaggctCCAGGACAAATGA